The region CTCCGGCAGGTCATTGATACCGAAGATCACGCAGTCCTGCGGCACCGAGTTCGACGACACAATCTGCAACTTGTTCTGCTCATTAATGCACGCCCGCTGAATCACCTCGCGGCGCGGCTCCGTAAACAACGACGTCCCGACGGCCCGCTCAATCGCGAAGTGGCCGTCGTTGCCGTCGGTGCCTAAAAAATAGCGGTCGTTGAGCCTATCGTTCGTCCACAACACCGCCGCCAGCGACAACATCAGCACAATCGCCAACGCGGACAGCACCCACGGCCAAATGTTCACTTTGCGGCCAAACCGCTGGTCATCCTCCTCGTCCGCCGACGCGTCACCCGCGCCGGGCTGCGACCCACCACGGCCGCCCTCACGATTGTGGTTCGGCGGAATCGTCTCCGACTTGCGCATCAACGCCGCCGCACGAGACGCCGAAGAGTCCGGGTGCGTCGACTCGAACTCCGGCGCCAACGCGCCCGCCATCGCAGGGGACGTCGGCAAGTCGGGGTGCTCCTCGCCGTCTTTGACCTCCACCACATCAGCGATGACCACCGTGATGTTGTCCGGCCCACCCGAACGCAGCGCCAGCTCAATCAGCCGCTGCGCCGCCACCGACGGGGTGCCCTGACCAAGCGCCTCCCCAATCGTCGACGCCGTCACCGGATCCGACAAGCCATCCGAGCACAACAACACACGATCCCCCGCGCGAACCTGAACCATCTCCAGGTGCGGCTCCACCGGGTTGCCCGTGTACGCCTTCAAAATCAACGACTTCTGCGGGTGACTCGACACGTCCTCCGGGTCCAGCTTCCCTTCGTTGACCAGGGACTGCACAAACGTGTCGTCCTCGGTGATCTGGCGAAGCTGGCCGTCGCGAAGCAAATACCCGCGGGAATCGCCCACGTGAATGAGGCCGAACTCGGCACCGTTGAACATCAACGCCGTCAGCGTCGTGCCCATGCCCTCCTGCTCCGGGTGCTGCGCCACCGAACGCTCAATCGTCGCGTTCGCATCATCCGCAGCTGCCCCGAGCAGCGCCAACATGTCGGCGTCCTCCGGGTCCCGGTCGAGGTGCTCCATGTGGCTGACCATCAACTGCGAGGCAACCTCGCCCGCAGCGTGGCCACCCATCCCGTCCGCAAGCAGCAGCAGGTGTGGGCCCGCGTAGGCGGAGTCCTCATTGTTTCCACGCACCAGACCCTTGTCCGATGCCGCCACATAATTCAACCGCAGCGTCATGGCATCAACCTCACAATCGTGCGCCCCATCTTGATATTCGTCCCCACCGACACCCGCTCCGGCTGGTCAATGCGCATGCCCTGTACAAAGGTGCCGTTGCGGGAGTCCAGGTCCTCAACAAACCAGTCGCTGCCGCGGCGGAACAGTCGCGCGTGCCGCGAGGACGCAAAATCGTCCCCAAGCTGGAAATCATTATCCGGCGAGCGGCCCAGCGTCACATGCTCCACACTCGCAATCTCCATGTGGGAGCCCTGCAGCGGCCCCTCAACGACCGCAATCTGCCGGACCTTCTCACGCGACTGCAGCGGTTTCCCCGCCTGCTTCACTTGTCGACGCCCAGCTCCACCCACCTCACGCACATTCTTCCGCTGCACCCACAACACCAGCAGAATGAACAGCCAGAGCAGCGCGAGCAGGCCAAAGCGTGCGCTCAGGATCACCGCGGAATCCAACAAAGGAGCTCCTTCAAATCGGGGCTTGTTTAGCCTGTTGTGCCGTTAGGCCTGGAAAAATTCTGTCTGCGGGTGCGACGCCGCATCCGTGTAGCGCGGCGCGCCCTCCTCCGGGTCCGGCGTCGCCGGGGTCGATGCCCTCGGCTCCACGATGCGCACCTCAATGTGGGAGTGCCCGAGGGTGATCACGTCACCGTCGGCAAGCATCCAGTTCTCCACGGGCTCATCATTGACCGTCGTGCCGTTCGTCGACTGCAAATCGACCAACACCGCAACCTGGCCATCCCACGTAATCTCCGCATGCTGCCTCGACACACCCGTGTCCGGCAGGCGGAAATCCGCATCATTCGAACGGCCCAAAATATTCGAGCCCTCATGCACCAAGTAAGTGCGCGACGACCCGTCCTGCAACAGCAGGCTCACAGTCGCTTCGCCGCCCTCAACCGGCGTCATCGTATTTGGCTCATGCATGTGATCCTCCTGATCCCGGTTTGCCGCATGACGGTGCCTACCACCCTTCGACCGCTTCGTAGGCTCCGCCACAATGGCATCAAACCCACTCGCGACCTCCGGCTGCGGATCAATATAAGAACTGACCCGCAACTGGCCCGTACGCAGCCCTGACTCCTCCGCGATCCGCACAACCGCCGGCCCATCAAAGAACCAGCCCTGGTTGCGCACATACCGCGTCAGTTGTTCCGCGAGGTGCACCGGCAGGTCACGCTCCTGCGACAAGTTCTCCAAATCCTTCGAAGAAACACCCACCGCGAACACATTCGGCACCACAAACTCATCATGGTCAGTCACCACAACAGAGTCCTGCGCCTCCTGCTTCAGCAGCTCCTCGATCTCAGCCGGAACCACCTTGCCGCCAAACAGCGCCGCCATCGAATTATCCAGGCCACGCTGCAACGTACTGTCCAGCTTTGCCAATCGATCCATGACTCCCATCCGCATGCACCTCCTTTCTTTAACCCCGTTAGTATAGGTGCGCATTCCGACACAACCTAGCGTGAAACACCTTTACGCCCCATGACATGCGGATTTGGCACTTCTCTATGTAAGGGTGTTATATTGTTCCAGTGCCCGCCCGGGTGGCGGAATTGGCAGACGCGCTGGCTTCAGGTGCCAGTGTTCGCAAGAACGTGGGGGTTCAAGTCCCCCCCCGGGCACAAACGGACCGGCTCTCCTTCGGGAGGGCCGGTTCTTTTTGTGTTTGGTCTCTAGCAGGGGGAGCGAGTGCCAAAAGACGCAACCCGATTTGGTCCGGCCATTTAAAGTGCCAGTTCAGAAAAGTGCTAGATGTTAAACGATGTCAGATTTGGCACTCCTGCGAGTTTCCTGTGCACCACAATCCCCGTTTTCGAGCAACCCGAGCGGCGTTTCCCCAGGTCGCGAAAATGCAAACCCGGAATCTGGTGCAAAGTTCCTCACAGGCGCCAGCTACACTCGCTATCCTCGAAAACCATGAGAGTTGGCATTATCGGTGCTGGTATTTCGGGTCTCGCGCTGGGTGCGACCCTGCATCGTGGTGGGGTGGACGTGCAGTTGTATGAGCGCCACGGACACATCCGCGGTACGGGTGCAGGGATCACGTTGGCCGAAAACGGACTTACGGCACTTGATGCGTTAGGGATTGGGGCTGCGTTCCGTCATCGCCAGTGGGGGCAGACCCTTGTGCGGGGTGGGATTCGGTGCCCGGAGGGGGAGTGGTTGTCGTGTATTCCAGCGGATGGGCTCGGCATTGATCGCGCGGAGCTCCACACGCTGCTGCTCAAGCACCTGCCCGAAACGCTCGTCCACACGTCCGCCGAGGCCGTGGACGTTGAGGCGCAGACCGGAACGGTCACTTTCGCCGATGGCAAAGTCGAGCGTTTCGACGTCGTGGTCGGCGCGGATGGGATCCGCAGCGCGGTTCGGCGTAGTTGCTTTCATGATCCTGGTATCGCCTACGCGGGCTACAACGCCTGGCGCGGCGTCAGCGATGGCCCGCTTTACGACGCCGTCTTCGAGACCTGGGGCGAGCGCGCTCGCTTCGGCGCCGTCCCACTTCACGACGGCCGCGTCTATTGGTTCGCCGTTCTTTCCGGGGCAGAGGCCACACCGGGCGAGGCTCGCCTTGACCTGCTCAAAAGCACCTTTGCCTCCTGGCATGACCCCATCCCGGACCTGCTGCGCGCAACACCTGACGAGTCGATCCAGCTTTTGCCGATCCAAGAGTTGGCGTCACCGCTACCCACTTATTGCAACGGCAAAGTGGTGCTCGTCGGGGATGCGGCACACGCCATGACTCCGAATCTTGGGCAGGGGGCGTGCCAGGGACTTGAGGACGTCGCTGTCCTTTCCGCTCTCCTTCTCAACGGCACCCAGGACATTCGCACCTACGATGAGTACCGCCTTCGGAGGAGCCAAACGATTGCGCGTCAGTCCCGGCTCGTTGGGCGGGTTATTCACGCCGGAGGAAGGAAGGTGGCGTCGATACGTAATTGGGTGCTTGGGCGCGTGCCGGATTCAGTGAGTCAGCGCCAGGTGCAGTCGGTGACTGCATGGCAGATGCCGGCGCTATAGAAATATGGGGCCGCCCGCCTATATGAGCAGCGCGCACCTAGTAAGGTGAGCTGCAGTATTGTTGCATATCCCTGAAGGAAGCCCCTCATGACGAACCCGTACCAGCCCGACGACACCCACCCCGGCACTGACGAGTGGACGTCTCAGCAACAGCAGTACCAGCAGCCGTACTACCAACAGCCATACCAGCCACAGCCCCCGTACCAGCCGCAGCAGCAGAAGAGCAACACTGGCCTGGTGGTTGCGTTGTCGGTGTTGGGGACGCTGGTGTTGTTGGCGCTGGCTGGAGCGGTGGCGTTTTTGTTCGTGCGTTCCGATGGGTCGAATGGCGGGCAGCAGGATCCGGTGATCGTGACGGAGATTGAGACGGTCGCGCCGGAAGCCGGCAACAACGGCAGCCAGAACAACCAGGGCAACAAGCCTAATGTGAACCGGCGTGAGCCGATGGGGTCGAGTGCGGGGTTCTCGAACGCGACGGCGGAGACCGGGAATACGTCGTCGGAGTTCGCGGGCAATGTGTTGGCTGTGTTTAATGAGCGGGCTGCAGCCACGGGTGAGTTCCCGGGGTCGTTGAGTGTGTATAGCCCGGTGACGGGGCAGACGTACACGATGTCGTGCTGGCCTGCGGGTGGGGGAGCCCGGTGCCAGGGCGGTAATAACGCGTCGGTGTATTTGTACTAATGGCGTTGTATCCTCGCCCGTTGTCGGTGGGCGATCATGTTCGTGTGGTGGCTCCGGCGCGTTCGTTGGCGTATGTGGAGCAGGGCCCGGCGGGTCGTTTTGTGGCTGAGTTGGCCACGCGGCGCCTGGAGCAGCTTGGCCTGTCGGTGAGTTTTGGGGCGAATGTGCGGGTGTCGGACATGTTTTGGTCTGCGCCGGGCAAGTTGCGGGCTGAGGATCTTATCGACGCCTACTCCGACCCTTCTGTCGACGGCATCATGAGCGTGATCGGCGGCTTTACCAGTAACGAGATTCTGCCTCACCTGGACTTTGATGTGATTGCGGAGCACCCGAAGTTCCTGTGTGGGAATTCGGATGTGTCGGCGTTGGCGAATGCGGTGTATGCGAAGACGGGCCAGGTGGTCTACGTGGGCCCGCATTGGTCGACGTTGGGGATGCGCGATTTCGGTGAGGTGACCCGTGACGCGTTTGTGCAGGCGGCGTTTACTGATGGGCCGATCGTGTGGCAGCCGGGGGACTGGTTCACGGACGATGACTGGTTTATTAACCAGGATGGTCGTGTGCAGGAGCCGGATGATGGCTGGTGGGTGATCCAGGAGGGCCGCGCGGAGGGGATTGCGCTTGGGTCGAATTTGGGCACGTTGGGGTTGTTGTCGGGCACGGAGTTCATGCCGTCCCTGAACGATGCGGTGTTGTTTGCGGAGGTGACGGGGAAGTACACCGTGATGGATTTCCGGCGTGAGCTGGTGTCGTTGTTGCAGGCCCCGGATGGTCACGGGATTGAGGGCTTGGTGATTGGGCGTTTCCAGACCGCGAGCCGTGTCACGAGGGTGATGGTGGAGGAGATGGTGGCGTCGATACCTGAGTTGAGGGGGAAGCCGGTGGTGGCGAACGCATCGTTTGGACACACGAACCCGTTGTTGACGTTCCCGGTCGGCGGGCGTGTGGATGTTTCGGTGGAGGGGGGAGAGGCGTCGATTAGTTTTCCTAGAGTGTAGTTTGTCCCTATGACTGATTCGACGCCGGGTCAACGTTGGACCTTCTTTGCAGTGATTTCGCTCGGTCTGCTGATGATCGGGCTGGACAATTCAATTCTGTATACGGCGTTGCCGGAGCTCAACGAGCAGCTGCACACCACCCCGACCCAGGGCTTGTGGATTATTAACGCCTACCCGCTGGTGCTGGCGGGGCTGCTGCTGGGCACGGGCACGCTGGGGGACAAGCTGGGCCACCGCCTGATGTTCATCGTTGGGCTGGTGGTGTTCGGGGTGGCGTCGCTGGCGGCGGCGTTTGCGCCGTCGGCGTGGCTGCTTGTGGGTGCGCGCGGGCTGCTCGGCATGGGTGCCGCGGTGATGATGCCGGCGACGCTCGCGCTGATTCGCCTTACGTTCCCGGACGAGCGGGAGCGCAACACCGCGATCGGCATTTGGGGGTCGGTGGCCGTGGTGGGTGCGGCGCTGGGTCCGCTGGTCGGCGGCGCGCTGCTGGAGGCGTTCTGGTGGGGCTCCGTCTTCCTGATTAACGTGCCGATCGTGCTCATCGCGCTGGCCCTGACGTTCTGGCTGGCCCCGGAGAACATGCCGAACCCGGCGAAGCACTGGGACCTTATCTCCTCGGTGTACGCACTGTTCGCGCTGTCGGGCCTGACCATGGCTATCAAAGAATTGGCGAACCCGAATTCCGGCTGGTCCCTGTTCGTGGTGGCGGTGGTGCTGTGCGTCGTCGGCGCGGTGTTGTTCGTGCGCCGCCAGGGGAAGCTGGCGGACCCGCTGCTCACCTTCGACATTTTCAAGTCGCGGATGTTCACCGGCGGCGTCGTCGCAGCAGCCGGCGGCATGTTCTTCATGGCCGGCGCCGAGCTGATGACCACGCAGAAGCTCCAGCTTGTCGACGGCTTCTCCCCCCTCCACGCCGGCGCGACAATTATTGCGATGGCGGCGGCGGCGATTCCGGCGTCGACACTTGGGGGCGCCTACCTGCACAAGATTGGCTTCCTGCCTCTGATTGGCGGCGGTTTCCTGGGCGCCGCCGCGGGTGCCGCGGCCCTGATTTGGGGTTCGGACGCGGGCAGCCTCGGCATCGAGATTGCGGCGCTGGCCGTGATGGGCTTCTCGGCGGGCTCGGTGATGAGCGTGTCCTCCATCGCGATTATCGGCGCGGCGCCGCTGCACCGCTCCGGCATGGCCGCCGGGGTGGAGGAGGTCTCCTACGAGTTCGGCACCCTGGTCACCGTCGCGCTGACCGGCTCGTTGCTGCCGATGTGGATGGTGCGCAACCTGCCCGCCGAGCTGCAGCCCCTCGGCATGGATGCAATTTACGACGCCTCCACCAACGCCCTTGCCGCCCCGGCCTACGCTGGGGCGTACCACAACGTCCTCGTGATGATCGCCTGCTCGGCCCTGGTCTTTGGTGCGGTGACCTGGTGGTGCTTCCGCGATAACCCGAAGTCCGGCGACGCGAAGGTGGCGGCGTAAATGAGCGCACGCAGCTGGCACCGGAAGGCGTCCAAGCCGGTGAGCATCTGGATGTGGGTGTTCATCTTGATCGGGCTCACCCACACGCTGTTCCCCGAACCGGCGTGGCTGCTGATTCACATTTTCACGCTCGGAATCGTGGCGAACTCGATCGTGCTGTGGAGCGTGAACCTGACCGAGCGTTTCCTGCAGCAGCGCCTTCCCGAGGAGGCGCGCCCGGCCCAATTGCGGCGCACCTGGGTCCTGAACGTCGGCGTCGTGTTGGTGCTTGTGGGCCAGGTCCTGGCCAGCTGGTGGGAGCAGCACTGGCTGGTCACCTGGGTCGGTGGGTGCCTGGTGGCTGGTGCGGTGCTGTGGCACGCGGTGGTGCTCGCCCGGCTGGTGCGTGATGCCGGCCCGGAGAAGCGGCACCGACCCGCGGCGATTGGGTACGTGGCGTCGGCTGCCTGCCTGCTGGTAGGGGTGTGCTTCGGCGCGGCCCTGTCGATGGGCCTGCCGGGCACCTGGCAGGAGCAGATTCGCCAGGCGCACCTGTTTACCAACGTTGGCGGCTTTGTGGGCTTGGCCGCGATGTCGAGCCTGAGCGTGCTGTTCCCGACGATGTGGCGGATCAACGGCATGCGGGACCGCACCCGCGTGGCCATTTGGGGCGCGGTGGCCGGGATTGTCTGCGCCGTCGTCGGCGCGCTGCTGGGAATCTCGCAGGTGGTCGCGGTTGGTGCGTTCGTCTACGTCGGCGCGTGGCTGTGGCTCTTCCAGGGGTTCCTGGTCAACGTGATCGACGTGTTGCGCGACCCACGCGACCGCATCACCTACCCGGGACTTTCCGTCTTCGTGGCGATGTTCTGGCTGATCGGCACGATGCTCTGGTACGCCGTGGGCCTGGTGCGGACGGTCCCGGAGATCCCCACGCTGGCGCTCCTCCTCGGCTTCGTGGCGCCCCTGCTGATCGGCACCATGAGTTACCTGCTGCCCACCACGATGGGCGGCGGGCCGAAGGCGGTGCGCGCCGGGCTGCTCGAACTGTCCCGGGGCACCTACTTCCGGGTCGTGCTGTACAACCTCGCGCTGGCGGTGTGGCTGCTGACGGAGCAGTCCTGGCTGCGGGTGGTGATGAGCCTGCTCGTGTTCGCCGTGCTGGTGGCGTACCTGCCACTGCTGCGCAGGGCGGTGAAGGCCCAGGTGGCGGTGCTGCGGGGGCAGCGCGAGGCCCCGGTGGCGGGCGCCCACGTGGAGCGCCCCGCCGGGCAGTCCGCCCTGGCGCTGGCGCTGGTGGCCGCGATTGTCGCGTCCTTTGGCGGGATTGCCTGAGCCGGGTCGCTTAGGGCGTGACCACGAACTGGCCGCGCTGTCCCTTTTCGGCGTCGGTCATCTGGTGGTTCACGAAAGTGTACGTCCCGGGCTCGTCGAAGGTCATCTCAACAAACCCGCCTTGGGCGGCGAGGAGCCCGAGCGCCTGTGATCCGGTATCTGTGGCGTTTCGGACCTGGTACTGGCCTTCCTTGAATACGGTGTCGAAGATTTCGCCGACCACGTGGAAGCTCAGCGGATTGTCGGGGCCGACGTTGAAGATCCACACACGGACGGTATCGCCGACGCGGGCCGGAATCGGCCGCTGCTGGTACTGGTTGGGGTAGCCGTTGAACGCGGTGAGATCGTAGAGCCCGGCGGCGACTCGCTCGGGGTCGGCGCCGTCCTCGCCGAGGAAGACCTCGTGTGAGAGGAGGACGTATTCGGCGTCGACAGGCGTGAGGTCCGGTGGGTCGATGACGACGGCGCCGAACATGCCGTTGGCGATGTGCAGACTCATCGGCATGGTGGCGCAGTGGTACATCCAGATCCCGTAGCGGCGGGCTTCGAACTCGTACGTGAGCGATTCGCCCGGGGCGATCTGGGCCATGTTCGTATCGGGGTTGACCTCACCCGCGTGGAAGTCGATGGAGTGCTCCATCGTGCCGTCGTTGACGATGGTGATGCGGAACAGGTCACCGACGCGCCCACGCAGTACGGGACCTGGCATTTCTCCGTCGAAGGTCCAGACGGGTTGGGTGACGCCGGGCGCAACCTGGCGCTCGCTTTCGGCAACGTGCCAGGTGTGTTCGTGCACTGTTCTTTCGGGAGCATCGGGCGCGGGAGGCAGCGCCGGGTCGCGGTAGACCAGGCCGGAGTCGGGCCCGTCCGCGGCAACTACCGGTCTGGGCGCGGCGCTCGGCGAAGTGCTCGGGCTCGCCGATCCGACCACGACATCGAACACCATGCCCATCGCCTTGTGTCCGGCGATCGTGCACCAGCCTTGCGTGGACTCGGTGAAGACGCCGAAGTCGTGGACGACGGTGTCGCCGGGATCGATGCGGCCTGTGTACTCGTTGCCCAGCTTGAGGTCGTGCTGCTGGTCGTCGGAGTTGGTGATGGTGAGGATGAGGCGGGTACCGGAGGGGACGTCGATACGATTCGGCGTGAAGGTCATGCCTTGGATGTCGACGTCGAGCGTGGTGGCGCCGCTGGTGTCGAGTGGTTCCGGGCCGCGATCGTCGCCTGCGGTCGAGCTCAGCGCGCTGAACGCCACCACGAGCGCCACGAATACGGCGATGATGCCCCACGCCAGGCCGTCGGAGGTCTGCCCTTTTTTATTCACGGTCTCGATCGTAATAAATATGGTTCGAAATAGGGAAAGCTCGGCACCCATAGAAAAACCCTCGGGGGAACACAGAGTCTATGTCTGTGACCCAGATCCGAGGGACTACGTTGGCTACAATAGCACAATGACGTATCCAGTGCAGCCGCCTACAGGGCGCCACCACCTGTTATGGGGGTCTATTCCACCTGCTCGGATGGCGACATTTCTATCACACACGTCTCATCATTGCGCCGATGAGGCGCTTGAACTTTATGTATGGAATCGCGATTTGTCCATGGCCTTTATGGCCGATTTAGCGGTCCTCGAAGTTGCGTTACGTGAGGCTATTCATGCTGTTCTGACCGAGAAATGGGGCGTGCAGTGGTATCAGGAAATGCCTTTGGACGACCGGTCGCGAACGGCTTTGGCTAGTGCTTGGGAACGTCTGCCTGCTCACGTGAGATTGAACTCGGAACGTGGGGATTTACCAGGGAGACTAGTGGCCAACTGCATGTTTGGCTTCTGGACGAATCTGTTTGATAAAGGCGGTTATACCGGCCGAGGTCCTTGGCGCAGAAAGGTTGACAATGAGCGGAACTGGCCAGTTCTAGCAAAAGCATTCCCCGGCGGCAGGCGAGAAGCTGCACGTCAGCGGGATGAGCATCCTGAAAAGGCGAGAGCGATAACTTTTTCTCGTGTGTGGGTTCATCAGTTGTGCCAAGAGATTAATGAACTTCGAAACCGTGTTGCGCATCATGAACCGTTACTGAATGGTGTCCCACTTCGTGGACAAACGCATCGAAATGAAAAAAGAAGGAGAACAGTTGAGGAGGCATTCGCGCAAATCTTGTCCCTCGCCCGCATGATTGACACTGACCTGGCTACGTGGTTGGTGGCCAATAGTGAAGTACCAGGTGTTATGGCGAGAAAGTGCGAAATAACCTCTTCGTCACGTTCTTTCAATAAATACGGCCTGGAATAGGGAAAATCGGCGATTTCGGTTTAAGCTGGTAAAGAGCTCTGACCGAAGGAGGACACGTGAATTCGGCGACCCCGCCTCAACCGACGACGGACCTGATGGACCGCGCCGCCGAGTTGAGCGTGAAGCAGCGCGAGGTGCTTGATCGCCTAGCTTTGCACCCGCATGGGGCGCAGGTCGGCGACCTTGCCAAGGAGATGGGGATGCACCCCAACACGATCCGCGGGCATTTGGATGAGTTGTTGGCGCGGGATTTGGTGCAGGTCACCACGGCTCCGAGCGAGGGCCGCGGCCGCCCGAGCAACATTTTCCACACGCGCA is a window of Corynebacterium pseudogenitalium DNA encoding:
- a CDS encoding multicopper oxidase domain-containing protein gives rise to the protein MNKKGQTSDGLAWGIIAVFVALVVAFSALSSTAGDDRGPEPLDTSGATTLDVDIQGMTFTPNRIDVPSGTRLILTITNSDDQQHDLKLGNEYTGRIDPGDTVVHDFGVFTESTQGWCTIAGHKAMGMVFDVVVGSASPSTSPSAAPRPVVAADGPDSGLVYRDPALPPAPDAPERTVHEHTWHVAESERQVAPGVTQPVWTFDGEMPGPVLRGRVGDLFRITIVNDGTMEHSIDFHAGEVNPDTNMAQIAPGESLTYEFEARRYGIWMYHCATMPMSLHIANGMFGAVVIDPPDLTPVDAEYVLLSHEVFLGEDGADPERVAAGLYDLTAFNGYPNQYQQRPIPARVGDTVRVWIFNVGPDNPLSFHVVGEIFDTVFKEGQYQVRNATDTGSQALGLLAAQGGFVEMTFDEPGTYTFVNHQMTDAEKGQRGQFVVTP
- a CDS encoding S66 family peptidase, whose amino-acid sequence is MALYPRPLSVGDHVRVVAPARSLAYVEQGPAGRFVAELATRRLEQLGLSVSFGANVRVSDMFWSAPGKLRAEDLIDAYSDPSVDGIMSVIGGFTSNEILPHLDFDVIAEHPKFLCGNSDVSALANAVYAKTGQVVYVGPHWSTLGMRDFGEVTRDAFVQAAFTDGPIVWQPGDWFTDDDWFINQDGRVQEPDDGWWVIQEGRAEGIALGSNLGTLGLLSGTEFMPSLNDAVLFAEVTGKYTVMDFRRELVSLLQAPDGHGIEGLVIGRFQTASRVTRVMVEEMVASIPELRGKPVVANASFGHTNPLLTFPVGGRVDVSVEGGEASISFPRV
- a CDS encoding FHA domain-containing protein FhaB/FipA; this encodes MDSAVILSARFGLLALLWLFILLVLWVQRKNVREVGGAGRRQVKQAGKPLQSREKVRQIAVVEGPLQGSHMEIASVEHVTLGRSPDNDFQLGDDFASSRHARLFRRGSDWFVEDLDSRNGTFVQGMRIDQPERVSVGTNIKMGRTIVRLMP
- a CDS encoding PP2C family protein-serine/threonine phosphatase, translated to MTLRLNYVAASDKGLVRGNNEDSAYAGPHLLLLADGMGGHAAGEVASQLMVSHMEHLDRDPEDADMLALLGAAADDANATIERSVAQHPEQEGMGTTLTALMFNGAEFGLIHVGDSRGYLLRDGQLRQITEDDTFVQSLVNEGKLDPEDVSSHPQKSLILKAYTGNPVEPHLEMVQVRAGDRVLLCSDGLSDPVTASTIGEALGQGTPSVAAQRLIELALRSGGPDNITVVIADVVEVKDGEEHPDLPTSPAMAGALAPEFESTHPDSSASRAAALMRKSETIPPNHNREGGRGGSQPGAGDASADEEDDQRFGRKVNIWPWVLSALAIVLMLSLAAVLWTNDRLNDRYFLGTDGNDGHFAIERAVGTSLFTEPRREVIQRACINEQNKLQIVSSNSVPQDCVIFGINDLPESQLNTVENFKGGTYDDVLGILNRLAGEALPVCVDNDAAKDAPQGACREVK
- a CDS encoding FAD-dependent monooxygenase codes for the protein MRVGIIGAGISGLALGATLHRGGVDVQLYERHGHIRGTGAGITLAENGLTALDALGIGAAFRHRQWGQTLVRGGIRCPEGEWLSCIPADGLGIDRAELHTLLLKHLPETLVHTSAEAVDVEAQTGTVTFADGKVERFDVVVGADGIRSAVRRSCFHDPGIAYAGYNAWRGVSDGPLYDAVFETWGERARFGAVPLHDGRVYWFAVLSGAEATPGEARLDLLKSTFASWHDPIPDLLRATPDESIQLLPIQELASPLPTYCNGKVVLVGDAAHAMTPNLGQGACQGLEDVAVLSALLLNGTQDIRTYDEYRLRRSQTIARQSRLVGRVIHAGGRKVASIRNWVLGRVPDSVSQRQVQSVTAWQMPAL
- a CDS encoding DUF3662 and FHA domain-containing protein; translated protein: MGVMDRLAKLDSTLQRGLDNSMAALFGGKVVPAEIEELLKQEAQDSVVVTDHDEFVVPNVFAVGVSSKDLENLSQERDLPVHLAEQLTRYVRNQGWFFDGPAVVRIAEESGLRTGQLRVSSYIDPQPEVASGFDAIVAEPTKRSKGGRHRHAANRDQEDHMHEPNTMTPVEGGEATVSLLLQDGSSRTYLVHEGSNILGRSNDADFRLPDTGVSRQHAEITWDGQVAVLVDLQSTNGTTVNDEPVENWMLADGDVITLGHSHIEVRIVEPRASTPATPDPEEGAPRYTDAASHPQTEFFQA
- a CDS encoding MFS transporter; protein product: MTDSTPGQRWTFFAVISLGLLMIGLDNSILYTALPELNEQLHTTPTQGLWIINAYPLVLAGLLLGTGTLGDKLGHRLMFIVGLVVFGVASLAAAFAPSAWLLVGARGLLGMGAAVMMPATLALIRLTFPDERERNTAIGIWGSVAVVGAALGPLVGGALLEAFWWGSVFLINVPIVLIALALTFWLAPENMPNPAKHWDLISSVYALFALSGLTMAIKELANPNSGWSLFVVAVVLCVVGAVLFVRRQGKLADPLLTFDIFKSRMFTGGVVAAAGGMFFMAGAELMTTQKLQLVDGFSPLHAGATIIAMAAAAIPASTLGGAYLHKIGFLPLIGGGFLGAAAGAAALIWGSDAGSLGIEIAALAVMGFSAGSVMSVSSIAIIGAAPLHRSGMAAGVEEVSYEFGTLVTVALTGSLLPMWMVRNLPAELQPLGMDAIYDASTNALAAPAYAGAYHNVLVMIACSALVFGAVTWWCFRDNPKSGDAKVAA